The proteins below are encoded in one region of Hordeum vulgare subsp. vulgare chromosome 3H, MorexV3_pseudomolecules_assembly, whole genome shotgun sequence:
- the LOC123439724 gene encoding uncharacterized protein LOC123439724 — translation MPPPFVAASGPDDHAFVRCASGCDSWAPHHVRLDGDSYRLCSSCVLLSNPEAYCSACLLLLFPGAYAASSREAHVDFSPGPTAACSNCGVFIAHLSCIADPCSFICPPCAAALDNMAFSYEYDLAGVGRSARVLLTAALLSHQSALHDAAAAREKAERSVQEAAAARRQARAMLDAAVRAAQAEAYRDAKGQATPSAPAIVHLKKKTPNTSGHKRRTPKSNDANRERDKLLKFNDMHQPALAFATAAAAAASSVPSPMPSSRLNQSQVKQEAMPLPMPSSTLDRGGSADRAAKDDYRALFGTLQ, via the exons ATGCCGCCTCCCTTCGTCGCCGCCTCAGGCCCCGACGACCACGCGTTCGTCCGCTGCGCCTCCGGCTGCGACTCCTGGGCCCCCCACCACGTCCGCCTCGACGGCGACTCGTATCGCCTCTGCTCCTCGTGCGTCCTCCTCTCCAACCCCGAGGCCTACTGCTccgcctgcctcctcctcctcttccccggcGCCTACGCCGCCTCCTCCCGTGAAGCCCATGTCGACTTCTCGCCAGGCCCCACCGCCGCCTGCTCCAACTGCGGCGTCTTCATCGCGCACCTCTCCTGCATCGCGGACCCGTGCTCCTTCATCTGCCCGCCGTGCGCCGCCGCCCTCGACAACATGGCCTTCTCGTACGAGTACGATCTCGCGGGAGTGGGGCGCTCCGCGCGCGTACTCCTCACCGCGGCGCTGCTCTCGCACCAGTCCGCCTTGCACGACGCCGCCGCGGCACGCGAGAAGGCGGAGCGTAGCGTACAGGAGGCTGCGGCCGCCCGGAGGCAAGCGCGCGCCATGCTAGACGCCGCGGTTCGCGCCGCACAGGCGGAGGCCTACAGGGACGCCAAGGGGCAGGCCACGCCGTCCGCGCCCGCAATCGTGCATCTCAAGAAGAAGACGCCTAATACCAGCGGGCACAAGAGGAGGACCCCCAAGAGCAACGATGCGAACAGGGAGAGGGACAAGCTGCTCAAGTTCAACGACATGCACCAGCCGGCGCTGGCGTTTGCCACGGCGGCGGCCGCCGCAGCCAGCTCAGTGCCATCGCCGATGCCATCATCAAGACTGAACCAGAGTCAAGTGAAACAGGAAGCCATGCCATTGCCGATGCCGTCGTCGACATTGGACCGCGGAG GTTCAGCAGACAGAGCGGCGAAAGATGATTACAGGGCGCTCTTCGGCACCTTGCAATAG